The Thermococcus sp. M39 genome window below encodes:
- a CDS encoding ThuA domain-containing protein translates to MKNVDAWGSKAVGETLDEIGVPYDILSSSEFAPLTASDLINKYDLIIIESDQPQIFYDELAPEMGDIEEFVKAGKVLEVHAANWGWHGGIWKTPLPGGVEITKRYSRYDYHVEKDLWYYSTYASHGYLINLPKDAKIIMVQSDISYSQGNPDYNKPSAVTYTFGEGLVFATGLTLEFGAKYRGPEWKELLKEIITSNLEFTPQKKVKYFDYAMLNYIWYMLYNKYTDKFDEMYENVAQYNITNATMPQVREYKSLAEYHYQKGWQYGHPIKGHIQALPHMRRAYINVKKAYVLLDYSLRGLKHWQALEDNDLAALMQQNAENSTLYWIGGPLNGTYNGVSEIEATWSKFFAGNNVTDVGIYNITLAKSEEGMTGIKAIVIVTTEEGTQIPLRYEIYFKGDEIIEEWWTIDPTVLETISG, encoded by the coding sequence TTGAAAAATGTTGACGCTTGGGGCTCAAAGGCTGTTGGAGAAACGCTGGATGAAATCGGTGTGCCATATGACATCCTTTCATCTTCTGAGTTCGCACCTTTGACCGCTTCAGATCTTATAAATAAGTACGACTTGATTATCATAGAAAGTGATCAGCCTCAGATCTTTTATGATGAACTTGCACCAGAAATGGGGGACATTGAGGAGTTCGTCAAAGCAGGGAAGGTATTAGAAGTACATGCTGCAAACTGGGGATGGCATGGAGGAATCTGGAAGACTCCCCTACCAGGAGGAGTAGAAATAACCAAAAGATACTCAAGGTATGACTATCATGTAGAAAAAGACCTCTGGTACTACAGCACCTATGCCAGCCATGGCTATCTTATTAATCTCCCAAAGGATGCAAAAATAATAATGGTACAGTCAGACATTAGTTATTCCCAAGGAAACCCAGACTATAACAAGCCGAGTGCCGTTACGTATACATTCGGAGAAGGACTAGTCTTTGCAACAGGATTAACCTTAGAATTCGGTGCAAAGTATAGGGGACCGGAGTGGAAAGAATTGCTTAAAGAAATTATCACAAGCAACCTTGAATTCACACCTCAGAAAAAAGTTAAGTACTTTGACTATGCCATGCTAAACTACATCTGGTACATGCTTTACAACAAATACACCGACAAGTTCGATGAAATGTACGAGAATGTTGCTCAGTACAACATAACAAATGCAACAATGCCTCAAGTGAGAGAATACAAGTCATTGGCAGAATATCACTACCAAAAAGGCTGGCAGTATGGACACCCAATTAAGGGACACATACAGGCTTTGCCGCATATGAGAAGGGCTTACATAAATGTAAAGAAAGCCTATGTTCTGCTAGATTATTCATTAAGAGGCCTTAAACACTGGCAGGCGTTAGAAGACAATGATTTAGCGGCTTTAATGCAGCAGAATGCTGAGAATTCAACCCTTTACTGGATAGGAGGACCGCTCAACGGTACATACAATGGAGTAAGCGAGATAGAGGCAACATGGAGCAAATTCTTTGCAGGGAACAATGTAACAGATGTTGGAATATACAATATAACGCTCGCAAAAAGCGAAGAGGGCATGACGGGAATAAAAGCAATTGTCATAGTAACAACAGAAGAAGGAACACAAATCCCATTGAGATACGAGATTTACTTTAAAGGAGACGAGATAATTGAAGAATGGTGGACAATTGATCCGACAGTTCTCGAAACCATAAGCGGTTGA
- a CDS encoding energy-coupling factor ABC transporter ATP-binding protein: MIEVRNLWHIYEGRKIALRDVSLTIENEILALVGPNGSGKTTLAKHLNGLLKPTKGEVIVDGINTKEASVAELSRIVGYVFQNPEHMFFEENVFKEVAFGPKNLGLSKDEIEQRVRLALKSVNLEGYEDRSPYSLSGGEKQRLAIACVLAMKPKYLILDEPTTGLDEKSAESVKEVIRKLRREGHGIMLITHDMELVLELAERVILLYDGTKVFDGSVDEFFRLNLRNYGLEKPELLRISESLGIGFVRSVDEFVNSLLERVRT, translated from the coding sequence ATGATTGAAGTCAGAAACCTTTGGCACATTTACGAAGGCAGGAAAATTGCCCTGAGAGATGTTAGCCTGACTATTGAAAATGAAATCCTTGCCCTAGTTGGCCCTAACGGTTCTGGAAAAACAACTTTAGCAAAGCACCTCAATGGACTTTTAAAGCCAACGAAGGGAGAAGTGATTGTTGATGGAATAAATACCAAAGAAGCTAGTGTTGCTGAGCTTTCTAGAATTGTTGGTTATGTTTTTCAAAATCCTGAGCACATGTTCTTTGAAGAAAACGTTTTCAAAGAAGTTGCATTTGGTCCTAAAAACTTAGGATTAAGCAAAGATGAAATTGAACAAAGAGTAAGATTGGCATTAAAATCCGTAAATTTGGAAGGTTATGAAGACAGAAGTCCGTATTCTTTAAGCGGAGGCGAAAAACAGCGCTTAGCAATTGCATGCGTACTGGCAATGAAGCCAAAGTACCTTATCCTAGATGAACCAACCACTGGTTTAGATGAAAAAAGCGCTGAAAGTGTAAAGGAAGTCATCAGAAAGCTGAGGAGAGAAGGTCATGGAATAATGCTGATAACTCATGATATGGAGCTTGTCCTAGAATTAGCGGAGAGAGTTATTCTGCTTTACGATGGAACTAAAGTTTTTGATGGTTCTGTTGATGAATTCTTCCGGCTTAATTTGAGAAATTACGGCTTAGAAAAGCCTGAACTTCTTAGGATCAGCGAATCCCTTGGCATCGGCTTTGTAAGAAGTGTTGATGAGTTCGTGAATTCGCTCTTAGAGAGGGTGAGAACATGA
- a CDS encoding energy-coupling factor transporter transmembrane protein EcfT — translation MMYNLYIERDSFLHRLDPRVKIISSLLGILAMILFNSPYLLFILFALLSLSLKFLGKISFKEQIKVLKPLTPLIIITIAIWPFILEPRTFGLFIGFGYALRLASMAMITFGLLMTTTQRELILGFIKLKMPYEIGLTLTIALRYIPTLFSLAQTIIDAQKSRGLELEKGSFFSRIRKTVPILIPLIIASIKTAHELSIALESRAFGANKRRTFLYTIEMKRKDYVALIIVFLLFGLALYARYQLGIGYVRLY, via the coding sequence ATGATGTACAACCTCTATATTGAGAGGGATTCATTCCTCCACCGCTTAGATCCAAGGGTCAAAATAATTTCCTCACTTCTAGGCATTCTAGCTATGATTCTCTTTAATTCTCCGTATCTGCTCTTCATACTCTTTGCCCTGCTTTCCCTTTCTCTCAAATTCCTTGGAAAGATTAGCTTTAAGGAGCAGATAAAGGTGTTGAAGCCACTAACTCCTCTGATAATCATAACAATCGCAATCTGGCCTTTTATTTTAGAACCAAGGACATTTGGACTCTTTATTGGCTTTGGATACGCTTTAAGATTAGCTTCAATGGCCATGATAACTTTTGGCCTTTTAATGACAACAACCCAGAGGGAGTTGATCTTAGGCTTCATAAAGCTTAAAATGCCCTATGAGATTGGACTAACTCTCACAATAGCTTTAAGATACATTCCAACTCTCTTCAGCTTAGCCCAGACAATAATTGATGCACAAAAATCAAGAGGCCTTGAGCTAGAAAAGGGCAGCTTTTTCTCAAGGATTAGGAAGACAGTACCCATCTTAATTCCCTTGATAATTGCATCAATAAAAACAGCCCACGAGCTGAGCATAGCTTTAGAAAGCAGAGCATTTGGAGCAAATAAGAGAAGAACTTTCTTATATACAATCGAAATGAAGAGAAAAGACTATGTGGCGCTGATTATTGTGTTTCTGCTGTTTGGCTTAGCCTTATATGCAAGATATCAACTTGGAATTGGATACGTGAGGTTATACTAA
- a CDS encoding DUF63 family protein, with product MLESIKEFFWIYFIRPMYTREGYNPYNTIVYAILLGLGVIYSYRYIIKPLKIKVDEKLFWAVTPMVVFGATVRALVDGGVLKPNPLILTPGIFFTAFFLIVPALIADAKLKTYPKVTIAWGTILALCANYLLVTHVKSWKPYELTIFWTIVFILPVLVFYKFRPFEKLYLYPVLAHLFDIGSTVVAIHYYGYREVHWLENILVTKFGAFIYYPWILFILIVVYYGLKYLVPDEEERRYWYLAIYILGLGPAIRDPAQMILQLAG from the coding sequence ATGCTCGAATCGATCAAGGAATTTTTCTGGATTTACTTCATAAGACCTATGTACACGAGAGAAGGCTACAACCCATACAACACCATCGTCTACGCCATTCTTCTGGGTTTGGGTGTCATATATTCCTATAGATACATAATCAAACCCCTCAAGATTAAAGTTGATGAAAAGCTCTTCTGGGCTGTTACTCCCATGGTCGTCTTTGGAGCAACTGTCAGGGCGTTAGTTGATGGTGGAGTGCTGAAGCCAAATCCTCTGATTTTAACACCCGGAATATTTTTCACAGCATTTTTCCTGATTGTTCCCGCTTTAATAGCCGATGCAAAGCTGAAAACATACCCAAAAGTCACAATAGCTTGGGGCACAATTTTGGCATTGTGTGCAAACTATCTCCTTGTAACACACGTTAAAAGCTGGAAGCCTTATGAGCTCACGATTTTCTGGACGATAGTTTTTATACTCCCAGTTCTTGTTTTCTACAAGTTTAGGCCCTTTGAGAAGCTTTACCTATATCCTGTCTTAGCTCACCTCTTTGACATAGGCTCAACAGTTGTGGCAATACACTATTACGGCTACAGAGAAGTCCATTGGCTTGAGAATATTCTAGTCACAAAATTTGGAGCATTCATTTACTACCCATGGATACTCTTTATCCTAATAGTCGTTTATTACGGCCTAAAATACCTAGTGCCAGACGAAGAAGAAAGAAGATACTGGTATCTGGCAATTTACATTCTCGGCTTAGGCCCAGCGATAAGAGACCCAGCGCAGATGATTTTACAGCTTGCGGGTTAG
- a CDS encoding DUF5814 domain-containing protein — MLFVIRKGRKKNELEAYYIEKEPEKLSQMQNLKADSIYRLIMRDNRLFKVLEGSQYRNPKEIEKLLRQARIVLVDTDEWEEYFRVRLQNKRVEKAYLCRFCLLNGKITVLTEGNRVKFHNEYICEKCAEEELKNELRYRFRSLGMFDQAKKLLQRFRDLDKVLMVFDPRFDPTKNPEVTKWDELKPKKIKVKKLNIDELEIPEELKDVLKSEGIKELLPVQSLAIQHGLLKGENLLIVSATASGKTLVGELAGVPKALKGEKMLFLVPLVALANQKYEDFKRRYGKLGLRVAIRVGMSRIKTKDELVVVDTGIDADIIVGTYEGIDYLLRAGRKIGKVGTIVIDEIHMIDDEERGARLDGLIARLRKLYPKAQFIGLSATIGNPEELAKELGLRLVVYDERPVALERHVILARNESEKWRYIAQLAKAEVMRKSKQGYKGQTIVFTFSRKRCHELAAFLTSRGLKAKPYHSGLPYHQRKLTEMEFQAQMLDVVVTTVALGAGVDFPASQVIFESLAMGNKWLSVREFHQMLGRAGRPLYHEKGKVYLIIEPGKKYSAQMESTEDEVAFKLLTAPIEPVYVEWSDELEQDQVLAHACVFSYLDDIEEVQSRCLGANQSAEKVLEKLEEYDFVELRGKLVNVTPYGRAVSMSFLLPSEAQFIRENLTKKSPREIAITLLPFENVYLSGTLQRELEGAVRGRLSANIFSPSFASILEELEKVIPELSPNAQERLFTIYQDFFMCEEKECTEYAMHRISDRIIELRREGKHPTQISEYFRKMYGLILYPGDVFTWLDGIIRKLEAVERIAKVFRVKNAEFEARTLRRELEEGRKLRRD; from the coding sequence ATGCTGTTTGTAATCAGAAAAGGCAGAAAAAAGAATGAGCTTGAAGCCTATTACATTGAGAAAGAACCTGAAAAGCTTTCTCAGATGCAGAATTTGAAGGCTGATAGTATTTACCGGCTAATTATGAGAGACAACCGTTTGTTTAAAGTTCTTGAGGGCAGTCAGTATAGGAATCCCAAAGAAATTGAAAAACTTTTGAGACAGGCGAGGATTGTTTTAGTAGATACTGACGAGTGGGAGGAATATTTTAGAGTAAGGCTCCAAAATAAGAGGGTTGAAAAGGCCTATCTATGTAGATTCTGCCTTCTCAATGGGAAGATAACGGTCTTAACTGAAGGAAACAGAGTAAAATTCCATAATGAGTATATTTGTGAGAAATGTGCAGAGGAAGAGCTCAAAAACGAGTTAAGGTATCGCTTCAGGAGTTTAGGAATGTTTGACCAAGCAAAGAAGCTTTTGCAGCGATTTAGAGACTTGGATAAAGTTCTAATGGTTTTTGACCCAAGATTTGACCCAACTAAAAATCCTGAAGTTACAAAATGGGACGAGCTTAAGCCGAAGAAGATTAAAGTCAAAAAGCTGAACATTGACGAACTTGAAATTCCGGAAGAGCTCAAAGATGTGTTAAAGAGTGAGGGCATAAAGGAGCTTTTACCAGTTCAGAGCTTAGCTATTCAGCATGGTCTGTTAAAAGGAGAGAACCTTCTCATTGTTTCAGCCACAGCGAGCGGGAAAACTCTTGTAGGAGAACTAGCTGGAGTTCCTAAGGCGCTAAAAGGAGAGAAGATGCTTTTTTTGGTTCCCCTTGTGGCTTTGGCAAATCAAAAATATGAGGATTTCAAACGTCGCTATGGGAAGCTTGGCTTAAGAGTGGCGATTAGAGTTGGTATGAGCAGAATTAAGACTAAAGACGAGCTCGTCGTTGTAGATACAGGAATTGATGCCGACATAATTGTGGGAACTTATGAAGGAATTGATTATCTATTGAGGGCTGGCAGAAAAATTGGAAAAGTTGGAACTATTGTCATTGATGAAATTCACATGATCGATGACGAGGAGAGAGGAGCGAGATTGGATGGCCTCATAGCGAGATTAAGGAAGCTCTATCCAAAAGCTCAGTTCATTGGGCTGAGTGCTACAATTGGAAATCCTGAAGAACTTGCAAAAGAGCTTGGGCTTAGGTTAGTTGTCTATGATGAAAGACCAGTGGCTTTAGAGAGGCACGTCATTTTAGCGAGAAACGAGAGTGAAAAATGGCGTTACATAGCTCAGCTGGCTAAAGCTGAGGTTATGAGAAAATCAAAACAGGGATACAAGGGTCAGACCATAGTTTTTACGTTCTCAAGGAAGAGATGCCATGAGCTGGCTGCGTTTCTAACAAGCAGAGGATTGAAGGCAAAGCCTTATCACAGTGGATTGCCGTATCATCAAAGAAAGCTCACAGAGATGGAGTTTCAAGCTCAGATGCTTGATGTTGTTGTAACTACAGTTGCTTTAGGAGCTGGGGTTGATTTTCCAGCGAGTCAGGTAATCTTTGAAAGCTTGGCAATGGGCAATAAGTGGCTGAGTGTTAGAGAGTTCCACCAGATGCTTGGAAGAGCTGGGAGACCTCTCTATCATGAGAAGGGAAAGGTTTACCTCATAATTGAGCCTGGGAAGAAATACTCAGCTCAAATGGAAAGCACGGAAGATGAAGTTGCATTTAAGCTGTTAACAGCACCTATTGAACCCGTTTATGTTGAGTGGAGTGATGAACTAGAGCAAGACCAAGTTTTAGCTCATGCATGTGTGTTCTCATATTTGGATGATATAGAAGAAGTTCAGAGCAGATGCTTGGGCGCAAATCAAAGCGCTGAAAAGGTTTTGGAAAAGCTTGAAGAGTATGATTTTGTTGAACTCAGAGGCAAGCTCGTGAATGTTACACCTTACGGAAGAGCTGTCAGCATGAGCTTCTTACTGCCAAGTGAGGCTCAGTTCATAAGAGAAAACCTCACAAAGAAAAGTCCAAGAGAGATTGCAATCACGCTTTTGCCTTTTGAAAATGTTTATCTCAGCGGAACTTTGCAGAGGGAGCTGGAAGGAGCGGTTAGGGGAAGGCTGAGCGCTAACATCTTTTCCCCAAGCTTTGCTTCGATTTTAGAGGAGCTTGAAAAAGTTATCCCAGAGCTTAGTCCAAATGCTCAAGAGAGGCTCTTTACGATTTATCAGGATTTCTTTATGTGTGAAGAAAAAGAGTGCACTGAGTATGCGATGCACAGAATAAGCGACCGCATCATAGAGCTGAGGAGAGAAGGGAAGCATCCAACTCAGATAAGCGAGTACTTCAGGAAAATGTACGGTCTAATTCTTTATCCCGGAGACGTCTTTACGTGGCTTGACGGCATAATTAGGAAGCTTGAAGCAGTTGAGAGGATTGCAAAGGTGTTTAGGGTTAAGAATGCAGAGTTTGAGGCGAGAACTTTGAGGAGAGAGCTCGAAGAGGGGAGAAAGTTAAGAAGAGACTAA
- a CDS encoding Lrp/AsnC family transcriptional regulator: protein MVGIDEKDEEILRELRKNGRATLTELGRKVGLSPASIKNRIEKLEKLGAIKGYSAIVDPTFLNEFVQAIIEVELLVDNEAVDRMLYNISQLDNVVGVYRKTGEFQILIMANFRDVSQLKEFVKSLSSEYLGKNMRRSRVSVIIDAFKESGVVLYKERKSRRRR from the coding sequence ATGGTAGGCATAGATGAAAAAGACGAAGAAATTCTCAGAGAGCTTCGAAAAAATGGCAGGGCTACGTTGACAGAGTTGGGAAGGAAAGTCGGGCTTTCGCCGGCAAGTATAAAGAACAGAATTGAAAAACTTGAAAAACTTGGCGCTATTAAAGGGTATTCTGCAATAGTTGATCCTACTTTTTTGAATGAGTTCGTTCAGGCAATAATTGAAGTTGAGCTTCTCGTTGATAATGAAGCTGTTGACAGAATGCTGTACAACATAAGTCAGCTTGACAATGTTGTTGGAGTTTACAGAAAAACTGGAGAGTTCCAAATTTTAATAATGGCTAACTTTAGGGATGTTTCTCAGCTTAAAGAGTTCGTGAAAAGTCTTTCTTCCGAATACCTTGGAAAGAATATGAGAAGGTCCAGAGTATCAGTTATCATAGATGCTTTTAAAGAAAGTGGGGTTGTTTTGTATAAGGAGAGGAAGTCAAGAAGGAGAAGGTAG
- the upp gene encoding uracil phosphoribosyltransferase, translating to MIADERWKGVYSFEDSPFLMEILTELRDKNTGAIEFRKGLVKLGRYMGYELTKTMDVETVEIETPLEKTEGIVVKDRKNVVIVTVLRAAIPLMEGLIKVLEHARVGIVSASRGKAPRFEIEMNYVKIPEIKPQDTVIIADPMIATGSTLLKVIEEVKKYGTPKRIIVLGVLAAPEGISRIKEAHPEVEIFVAKIDRELNDHGYILPGLGDAGDRAFGAPIKIAKK from the coding sequence ATGATAGCTGATGAGAGATGGAAAGGTGTTTATTCCTTTGAGGACTCACCATTTTTGATGGAAATCCTTACAGAGCTCAGAGACAAGAATACTGGTGCAATAGAGTTCAGAAAAGGCTTAGTAAAGCTCGGCAGGTACATGGGTTATGAGCTAACAAAAACAATGGACGTTGAAACTGTTGAAATTGAAACACCGTTGGAGAAGACAGAGGGCATAGTTGTCAAAGACAGGAAGAACGTTGTAATTGTTACGGTTCTAAGAGCTGCAATTCCGCTGATGGAGGGATTGATAAAAGTTCTCGAGCATGCAAGGGTTGGCATAGTTTCTGCATCAAGGGGAAAAGCGCCAAGGTTTGAGATAGAGATGAACTACGTTAAGATTCCAGAGATTAAGCCTCAAGACACTGTAATAATTGCAGACCCAATGATTGCAACCGGCTCAACACTGCTAAAGGTCATCGAGGAAGTTAAGAAGTATGGGACTCCAAAGAGGATTATAGTTCTTGGAGTTTTAGCAGCACCAGAGGGGATAAGCAGAATTAAGGAAGCGCATCCAGAAGTAGAAATTTTCGTGGCAAAGATTGACAGGGAGCTGAATGACCACGGCTACATTCTCCCAGGACTTGGAGATGCTGGAGATAGGGCTTTTGGTGCACCAATTAAAATAGCGAAAAAATAA
- a CDS encoding cupin domain-containing protein produces the protein MFVGHYFDVEEKEVTIGGVEKTTIRWLVSPKVGVKNFAMRYFVIKKGGKIPIHQHPWEHEIFVVKGEGYITNGRKTVKVVPGSFLYIPPNEPHGYENPDSETFEFLCIIPVTEKSIPPEERGD, from the coding sequence ATGTTCGTTGGGCATTATTTTGATGTTGAAGAAAAGGAAGTTACAATAGGAGGGGTTGAGAAAACAACAATTAGATGGCTCGTTTCTCCAAAAGTTGGGGTAAAGAACTTTGCAATGAGGTATTTTGTAATTAAGAAAGGTGGAAAGATACCTATTCACCAGCATCCATGGGAGCATGAAATATTTGTAGTCAAAGGCGAAGGTTACATAACAAACGGTAGAAAGACAGTAAAAGTTGTTCCGGGCAGCTTTCTGTATATACCTCCAAATGAACCCCACGGATATGAGAATCCAGATTCGGAGACCTTTGAGTTTCTCTGCATAATCCCTGTAACTGAGAAGAGCATTCCTCCAGAGGAGAGGGGAGATTGA
- a CDS encoding metallophosphoesterase — protein sequence MRKLFVLLLIGLIIFSAGCTQKGATPTETTQTATQEKPSETQITTSTPTQTQAQGINFKEYKRGEIIRNWWKLFDTSVVYVSKGYEDLAKHYFPNAQIKPASEFENGIAILSPKDARELLRGKPMLITINDYFGYVLYKVGYKFVGQDIGMIVAYKEDNRDRLIFTGNGKAGIGAALEYAFEIKEGKREPKATYILRRGDFEGVVLKEIGDNNWDGIPENDEYWIINEIYFKEPFIYNWRIVNGENVTVRGGFIRYVNGSRVYIHALGFNVSVEVKNGNGAEITYIVENVNPNIMEIPENAETGNTWIKLTTNKEHFVIQAKNLENFTFLAFGDHRPGSGKKVPEIFLKVRDAMNNDNGVFIIDGGDLVYSGKVEEWAELLKAWKFDKPVFISVGNHEYQGEGINIYHKYFGPTDYSFTLGNYYFIFMNNVEKGYSLSASQWKWLENELEKAKKLNKRPIIVMHTPPVDPRPGGDHSMKPSEGEKLLNLMKEYNAFGIFSHIHIYWYGEKNGVYFVVTGGGGAPPYAKPDEGGFYHYVKISVDGGIQVEPIKVS from the coding sequence ATGAGAAAGCTTTTCGTGCTGCTTTTAATAGGGCTGATCATCTTCTCAGCAGGATGCACGCAGAAAGGGGCAACTCCAACAGAGACTACCCAAACTGCAACCCAAGAAAAGCCAAGTGAGACACAAATAACAACTTCCACACCAACACAGACTCAAGCTCAAGGAATTAACTTCAAAGAGTACAAGCGTGGAGAAATAATCAGGAATTGGTGGAAGCTTTTTGATACAAGTGTAGTTTATGTCAGTAAGGGATATGAAGACTTGGCGAAGCACTACTTTCCAAATGCTCAAATAAAACCTGCAAGTGAGTTTGAGAACGGAATTGCAATTTTGAGTCCAAAAGACGCCCGCGAGCTTTTGAGAGGAAAGCCAATGCTGATTACAATCAACGACTATTTCGGCTATGTCCTTTACAAAGTTGGATACAAGTTCGTTGGACAGGATATAGGAATGATTGTGGCATACAAAGAAGACAACAGAGACAGACTAATCTTTACAGGTAATGGAAAAGCTGGAATAGGTGCTGCATTGGAGTATGCCTTCGAAATTAAAGAAGGGAAAAGAGAGCCAAAGGCAACATATATTTTGAGAAGAGGAGACTTTGAAGGTGTTGTGCTGAAAGAAATCGGTGACAACAACTGGGATGGAATTCCAGAAAACGACGAATACTGGATAATTAACGAGATTTACTTTAAGGAGCCGTTTATTTACAACTGGCGCATTGTTAATGGGGAGAATGTAACAGTTAGAGGTGGATTTATCAGATATGTCAACGGCTCAAGGGTTTACATTCACGCTCTGGGCTTTAATGTGAGTGTTGAAGTTAAAAACGGGAATGGAGCAGAGATAACCTACATTGTTGAAAACGTGAATCCAAACATTATGGAGATCCCAGAGAATGCAGAAACCGGAAACACTTGGATTAAGCTTACAACAAATAAGGAACACTTTGTAATCCAAGCAAAGAATCTTGAGAACTTCACTTTCTTAGCTTTTGGTGATCACAGGCCCGGAAGTGGAAAAAAAGTTCCAGAGATATTCTTAAAAGTTAGAGATGCCATGAACAATGACAACGGAGTGTTCATAATTGACGGAGGAGATTTAGTTTATTCTGGAAAAGTTGAAGAATGGGCAGAGCTACTTAAAGCTTGGAAATTCGACAAGCCCGTTTTCATCTCAGTAGGCAACCACGAGTATCAAGGAGAAGGAATCAACATATACCACAAATACTTTGGGCCAACAGATTATTCGTTTACCCTTGGAAACTACTACTTCATTTTCATGAACAACGTTGAAAAAGGCTACTCCTTGAGTGCTTCACAGTGGAAATGGCTCGAGAATGAGCTTGAAAAAGCAAAGAAACTCAACAAAAGGCCAATAATTGTTATGCATACACCCCCAGTTGATCCAAGACCTGGAGGCGATCATTCAATGAAACCGAGCGAGGGAGAGAAACTACTCAACCTAATGAAAGAATACAATGCCTTTGGAATATTCAGCCATATTCACATCTATTGGTACGGAGAAAAGAACGGAGTCTACTTTGTAGTAACTGGTGGAGGAGGAGCTCCGCCATATGCTAAACCTGACGAGGGAGGATTCTACCATTATGTCAAGATTTCTGTGGATGGAGGAATCCAAGTTGAGCCTATAAAGGTCAGCTGA
- a CDS encoding inorganic phosphate transporter, translating to MAWAIGANDAANSMSTAVGAGAITPKQAVIIAGILEFTGAYFFGKSVTETIRKGIIDLSQITEPTVLIYGSIAALLAAALWLLIATKFGLPVSTTHSIIGGIVGYGIVYAGLGIVNWGKMAQVVASWILSPVFGAIMAFVVFKAISKTILQSGDPVKSAKNHSPVWIGLAFVVIGSMFYIKVLHGKSLLIALVKFGIPAGFVAFLISFVVLRRNFKSDDPYIGVEMIFKKVQVLTSAYVALSHGANDVANAIGPVAAVYAVATMGLAGIKVPVPRWILAMGGLGIAIGVATYGYKVMETVGKKITELTNTRGFSIDFSAATVVLIASWLGLPISTTHTVVGAVIGVGLARGVKAINKDIVKDIIISWFVTVPIAAIVSGIIFKILMVVG from the coding sequence ATGGCTTGGGCAATAGGAGCAAATGATGCTGCAAATTCCATGAGCACTGCTGTTGGAGCTGGAGCAATAACTCCAAAGCAGGCAGTCATAATTGCTGGTATTTTAGAGTTCACTGGAGCTTATTTCTTTGGAAAGAGCGTTACAGAAACTATAAGAAAAGGTATAATTGACCTCTCTCAAATAACAGAGCCAACTGTTCTAATCTACGGTTCGATAGCAGCTTTACTTGCCGCAGCTTTGTGGCTCCTAATAGCAACCAAATTTGGGTTGCCAGTATCAACAACACACTCTATCATTGGTGGAATAGTTGGATATGGGATTGTGTATGCAGGTCTGGGGATAGTCAACTGGGGCAAGATGGCTCAAGTGGTTGCCAGCTGGATTCTTTCGCCAGTTTTTGGAGCAATAATGGCATTTGTAGTCTTTAAAGCAATCTCAAAGACAATTTTGCAAAGCGGAGATCCAGTAAAAAGTGCCAAAAACCACTCTCCAGTCTGGATTGGGTTAGCGTTCGTTGTGATTGGCTCAATGTTCTATATAAAAGTTCTTCATGGAAAATCCTTGCTGATAGCACTGGTAAAGTTTGGAATTCCAGCAGGATTTGTAGCATTTCTCATAAGTTTTGTGGTTTTAAGACGGAATTTCAAATCTGATGATCCATATATTGGAGTTGAGATGATATTTAAGAAAGTCCAAGTTCTAACATCGGCTTATGTTGCTCTATCCCACGGAGCCAATGACGTTGCCAACGCAATCGGTCCAGTGGCAGCGGTTTATGCTGTCGCCACAATGGGGCTAGCTGGAATAAAGGTTCCAGTGCCGAGATGGATTCTGGCAATGGGTGGTTTAGGAATTGCAATTGGTGTCGCTACATATGGTTACAAGGTCATGGAAACTGTTGGGAAGAAAATCACAGAGCTGACAAACACAAGAGGATTCAGCATTGACTTCTCAGCAGCAACTGTCGTTTTAATTGCATCATGGCTTGGACTCCCAATTTCAACTACACACACAGTAGTTGGAGCGGTCATTGGTGTAGGGTTGGCAAGAGGAGTAAAAGCAATAAACAAGGACATTGTTAAAGATATAATAATTTCATGGTTTGTAACTGTGCCAATAGCCGCTATTGTCAGCGGGATAATATTTAAGATTTTGATGGTGGTGGGATGA